One window of Gilliamella sp. B3022 genomic DNA carries:
- a CDS encoding GNAT family N-acetyltransferase: MEVDTVIHERQKGFALFFSTKLILAYLDRNISVNFDAHNQSSMKIATKLGSILNEP; the protein is encoded by the coding sequence ATTGAAGTTGATACTGTAATTCATGAAAGACAAAAAGGATTTGCATTGTTTTTTTCTACAAAGTTAATTTTAGCCTATTTGGATCGTAATATATCGGTCAATTTTGATGCGCATAATCAGTCCTCTATGAAAATCGCTACCAAATTAGGCTCTATCTTAAATGAACCCTAA